Proteins co-encoded in one Metabacillus sp. KUDC1714 genomic window:
- a CDS encoding PepSY domain-containing protein — translation MKNKKWIWTAAATLVLALIVIVGFQLWAPSLSAQSLTEDEANKAALDKYPGDILKTTKSADEYHVEMQLETGVYHIRIDAKSGEVNSIKRGEKPEEIPKETPEKTAPKQLTQKQVEAIVSSQGTVKSIDLVQENNNSYYKAVVSKNNENITLKVDSYSGDIISSTKEKPRILTETEAITIAEEHVKGTVDEVDFYEPPNQTPYYLVEVEINEDQEAVLQIDAYTREIKNVSWEDHEEDEDESDEEE, via the coding sequence ATGAAAAATAAAAAATGGATATGGACCGCCGCAGCTACTCTCGTTTTAGCTCTGATTGTCATTGTCGGATTCCAATTATGGGCGCCATCATTATCAGCCCAATCGCTAACAGAAGATGAAGCAAACAAAGCGGCACTGGATAAATACCCTGGTGACATACTAAAGACAACTAAATCTGCAGATGAATATCACGTTGAAATGCAGCTTGAAACAGGGGTCTATCATATTAGAATTGATGCAAAAAGTGGGGAGGTCAATTCTATAAAAAGGGGTGAAAAGCCCGAGGAGATCCCTAAAGAAACTCCTGAAAAAACAGCACCAAAGCAACTTACTCAGAAACAAGTCGAAGCGATAGTTTCCTCACAAGGTACGGTGAAATCAATTGATCTCGTGCAAGAAAACAACAACTCGTATTATAAAGCTGTTGTAAGTAAAAATAACGAAAACATAACATTAAAAGTAGATTCGTATTCAGGGGATATCATTAGCTCAACAAAAGAAAAACCACGTATCTTAACTGAAACCGAAGCAATCACGATTGCCGAAGAACATGTAAAAGGTACAGTAGATGAAGTTGACTTTTATGAACCACCTAATCAAACGCCATATTACCTAGTCGAAGTCGAAATAAATGAAGACCAAGAGGCCGTACTGCAAATTGACGCCTACACCCGCGAAATCAAAAACGTCTCCTGGGAGGACCATGAAGAGGACGAGGACGAAAGTGATGAGGAGGAATGA
- a CDS encoding response regulator transcription factor: MTKESILIVEDEEKIQRLLELELEYEGYQVGKASDGVEALEAYRSGNWDLILLDVMLPGLSGIELLRRIRANDTMTPVILLTAKGSVEDKVSGLDLGANDYITKPFQIEELFARIRAVLRMRSTTPTSEVNNDEWLSAGDLKLNDKTREVIRGESEIDLTPKEYDLLLYLLKNKRQVLNRDQILEAVWGYDYFGDTNVVDVYIRYVRKKIDFNFETPLIHTVRGVGYVLKDPK; the protein is encoded by the coding sequence ATGACCAAAGAATCGATACTTATCGTAGAAGACGAAGAAAAAATTCAAAGGCTACTCGAATTAGAGCTAGAATACGAAGGCTACCAAGTCGGAAAGGCCTCTGATGGCGTTGAAGCTCTTGAAGCCTATCGATCTGGGAACTGGGATTTGATCTTACTAGATGTCATGCTTCCAGGGTTAAGTGGAATTGAACTGCTTCGTCGGATCCGAGCGAATGACACGATGACTCCTGTGATTTTATTAACTGCAAAGGGGTCTGTTGAGGATAAAGTGTCTGGCCTTGATCTTGGCGCGAATGACTATATAACAAAACCGTTCCAAATTGAAGAATTATTTGCTAGAATTCGCGCTGTTTTAAGGATGCGATCTACCACTCCAACAAGTGAAGTGAATAATGACGAATGGTTATCTGCTGGTGATTTAAAGCTGAATGATAAAACTCGTGAGGTCATTAGAGGAGAAAGCGAAATTGATTTAACTCCAAAGGAATATGATTTACTGCTATATTTGCTGAAAAATAAGCGACAAGTGTTGAACAGAGATCAAATTTTGGAGGCAGTTTGGGGCTATGATTATTTTGGCGACACGAATGTTGTGGATGTGTATATTCGTTATGTTCGTAAAAAGATCGATTTCAACTTTGAAACACCACTTATACATACAGTTAGAGGCGTTGGATACGTCTTAAAGGATCCAAAATGA
- a CDS encoding sensor histidine kinase, which produces MRLRNKINLYTAVLFIFLLILMNVAIYLVFSNMIMTNELDRTKAETEKIAKDVSDAVNQIAPNNLLRAYVPIDGMVQIVGETNKKSSTITSHSENPLKDRKPIFYPGEKSEIITYNQKKYVFASNPIIWTDGSIVNLQITKSIHTTEEMLGILRIVLIAVTIIAMIPVLISSSILSNLITRPIRSMIDTMKEIQQSGQFKRISFKGKSKDELVEMGETFNHMIDLLQTNFEKQEQFVSNASHELKTPLTIIESYADLLKRRGMERPDLFDESIEAIHSEAIRMGEMTEQLLLLAKHQEQWNIKLEKINLIEFMAESAKVFQNAYHRNIEIHSKDEVFATSDVQKLKQLLFIFLDNARKYSDEFIAVYIGKTGNEAYVRIEDRGIGIPKNELEKVFDRFYRVDKARTRKQGGSGLGLSVAKEIADAIHVRIEMNSLEGRGTTVTLFLPSK; this is translated from the coding sequence ATGAGGCTTCGAAATAAAATCAATTTATATACCGCCGTGTTATTTATTTTCCTGTTAATTTTAATGAATGTCGCAATTTATCTTGTTTTTAGCAACATGATCATGACGAATGAACTTGATCGGACAAAAGCGGAAACTGAAAAAATTGCGAAAGATGTTAGTGATGCTGTTAATCAAATTGCACCAAATAATCTTCTTCGTGCTTATGTGCCGATTGATGGCATGGTGCAAATTGTAGGAGAAACAAATAAAAAGTCCTCGACCATTACATCACATTCAGAAAACCCTTTAAAGGATCGAAAACCTATTTTTTATCCAGGAGAAAAAAGTGAAATCATCACTTATAATCAGAAAAAATATGTATTTGCATCAAATCCAATCATCTGGACAGATGGAAGTATTGTCAATCTCCAAATCACGAAAAGCATTCACACAACAGAAGAAATGCTTGGCATTTTACGCATTGTGTTAATCGCAGTAACCATTATTGCAATGATACCGGTGCTAATCTCAAGTAGTATCCTTAGTAACTTAATTACCCGTCCAATCAGATCGATGATTGATACGATGAAAGAAATTCAACAAAGTGGTCAATTCAAGCGCATCAGTTTTAAAGGTAAATCCAAGGATGAACTTGTAGAAATGGGTGAAACCTTTAATCACATGATTGATCTACTGCAGACTAACTTTGAAAAGCAGGAGCAATTCGTATCAAATGCATCACATGAATTAAAAACACCATTAACGATTATCGAAAGCTATGCCGATCTTTTAAAAAGAAGAGGGATGGAACGCCCTGACTTATTTGACGAATCAATCGAGGCCATTCATTCAGAAGCAATTAGAATGGGAGAAATGACTGAGCAATTGCTCCTCCTGGCAAAACATCAGGAACAATGGAATATCAAGCTTGAAAAAATCAACCTAATTGAATTCATGGCCGAATCAGCAAAAGTGTTTCAAAATGCCTACCATCGAAACATCGAGATCCATTCAAAAGATGAGGTTTTTGCAACTTCAGACGTACAAAAGTTAAAACAGCTATTGTTTATCTTTTTAGACAATGCGAGAAAATACAGTGATGAGTTTATAGCTGTCTACATTGGAAAAACAGGCAACGAAGCTTATGTTCGAATTGAAGATAGAGGAATTGGAATCCCAAAAAATGAACTGGAGAAAGTGTTTGACCGCTTTTATCGGGTAGACAAAGCGAGAACGCGAAAGCAAGGCGGATCTGGTTTAGGATTATCTGTAGCAAAGGAAATTGCAGATGCAATACATGTACGGATTGAAATGAATAGTCTTGAAGGCAGAGGTACAACTGTGACACTATTTTTACCGAGCAAATAA